A genomic window from Rhodospirillaceae bacterium includes:
- a CDS encoding HAMP domain-containing protein gives MTFPAFKIATKLPLIIISAALVASLITGINSYRTTSGLLTKAANEKLTALMVSRKAALSQYLSSIREDLLVTASNGAVISAMNAFQRDFAAISKSGDPDVQLQKIYIQNNPNKLGEKHKLIMASDGSAYSKTHGQLHPWFKKFLEARGYYDVFLVDPKGNVVYSVFKELDFATNLDNGQWKYSDLGNAFRKTKTAAKDSVMFFDFKPYAPSANAPASFIATPIIDAAGKNIGSLVFQMPVDRINTIMQVAAGMGESGETYIVGKDFLMRSNSRFSKEPTILKTKVETATVKKALANKSGIEVTPDYRGIPVFSAYTPIVFEKTTFAILAEIDESEVLGPVRSMAQSLLIAGVILAIIVSVLGIFFARRISRPIDSMTQAMGDLAGGNLKTEIPALELQDEIGAMAKAVEVFKANMIEAERLGTEQRKEAGAKEARLRAREKLMVAFEQGVSGVLSEVATASNSMQAEAEGMVQTADDTMVQSNAVASAAEQTSANVQTAATAAEELSASIGEISRQVTHSSQIANDAVNEVRITTDKIQDLSEASQKIGAVVALITDIADQTNLLALNATIEAARAGDAGKGFAVVASEVKNLANQTAKATEDISVHITGIQQSTGEAVKAIDGIGSTITNISEAAGTIAAAVEEQGAATQEIARSVEQAASGTTEVTSNILTVNTAASDTGSAANSVLNSVGTLSDHSDNLRGQVEKFLIDIKAA, from the coding sequence ATGACGTTTCCGGCGTTTAAAATTGCTACCAAATTACCACTTATTATCATATCAGCAGCCCTGGTCGCTTCCTTGATTACGGGCATTAATTCCTACCGGACCACGTCTGGACTATTGACCAAGGCGGCTAATGAGAAACTGACGGCGCTAATGGTGTCCCGAAAGGCGGCGCTGAGCCAATATCTTTCCAGTATCCGTGAGGACTTGCTGGTTACAGCTTCCAATGGGGCTGTTATCTCGGCAATGAACGCCTTCCAACGTGATTTCGCGGCCATTTCTAAGTCGGGCGACCCGGATGTTCAGTTGCAGAAGATTTATATTCAGAACAACCCGAATAAGCTGGGTGAAAAGCATAAGTTGATAATGGCAAGCGATGGCTCCGCTTACAGCAAGACCCACGGCCAACTGCACCCTTGGTTCAAGAAGTTCCTCGAAGCGCGCGGGTACTACGATGTCTTCTTGGTCGATCCAAAAGGCAATGTTGTTTACTCGGTTTTCAAAGAACTCGACTTCGCAACGAACCTTGATAACGGGCAATGGAAATACAGTGACCTTGGGAACGCCTTTCGCAAGACCAAGACTGCTGCAAAAGATAGCGTTATGTTCTTTGATTTTAAACCCTACGCCCCAAGTGCTAACGCGCCGGCCAGCTTTATCGCGACCCCGATTATAGACGCCGCTGGAAAGAATATTGGTTCGCTTGTCTTTCAGATGCCTGTCGATCGGATTAACACGATCATGCAGGTTGCAGCAGGCATGGGAGAGTCAGGAGAGACCTATATCGTGGGTAAAGATTTCTTGATGCGGAGTAATTCCCGGTTTTCCAAAGAGCCAACAATCTTGAAAACAAAAGTCGAAACGGCGACGGTGAAGAAAGCCCTGGCGAATAAATCCGGTATTGAGGTCACGCCAGATTATCGCGGTATTCCTGTGTTTTCGGCGTATACCCCCATTGTGTTTGAGAAAACAACCTTCGCAATATTGGCTGAAATTGATGAATCTGAAGTCTTGGGCCCAGTAAGAAGCATGGCCCAGTCACTCCTGATCGCCGGTGTTATCTTGGCAATTATCGTTTCAGTGCTTGGGATCTTCTTTGCGCGTCGAATTTCACGGCCCATTGACTCAATGACGCAGGCTATGGGTGACCTCGCGGGCGGCAATTTGAAAACCGAAATTCCAGCGCTTGAATTGCAAGATGAAATTGGCGCAATGGCCAAGGCAGTAGAAGTCTTTAAGGCGAACATGATAGAGGCCGAGAGACTGGGAACGGAACAACGTAAGGAAGCGGGTGCCAAAGAAGCCCGGCTACGTGCCCGTGAGAAATTAATGGTGGCGTTCGAACAAGGCGTTAGCGGCGTTCTGTCCGAAGTTGCGACAGCGTCGAATTCCATGCAAGCCGAAGCCGAAGGCATGGTCCAAACTGCGGATGATACAATGGTGCAATCGAATGCTGTTGCGAGCGCTGCAGAGCAAACATCGGCCAACGTTCAAACTGCAGCGACGGCAGCGGAAGAATTATCCGCCTCAATTGGGGAAATTAGCCGTCAGGTTACGCATTCTTCCCAAATCGCCAATGACGCGGTAAATGAAGTACGTATTACGACTGATAAGATCCAAGATTTGTCTGAGGCGTCGCAAAAAATTGGTGCCGTGGTCGCGTTGATCACGGATATCGCTGATCAGACCAATCTTCTGGCCTTGAACGCAACCATCGAAGCCGCCCGCGCTGGTGATGCCGGCAAAGGTTTCGCTGTGGTGGCATCCGAAGTTAAAAACCTAGCCAATCAAACGGCCAAGGCAACTGAGGACATTAGCGTCCATATCACTGGAATTCAGCAATCGACCGGCGAAGCCGTTAAGGCGATTGATGGGATTGGATCAACCATTACAAATATCAGTGAGGCCGCAGGAACAATTGCGGCAGCGGTTGAAGAACAAGGCGCCGCAACGCAGGAAATTGCCCGAAGTGTCGAACAGGCAGCTTCCGGCACAACGGAAGTAACGAGTAACATCTTAACCGTTAATACAGCAGCGTCGG